TTGCTCAAGGAGATGCAGGAATTCAAACCTCTTCACAATGATCCTAGCAGCCGCCTGGATAAATTGTTCAGTCAGGATATCGAGCATTGTATGATCTTTGGCCTTTTTGATCTGCAGCTGTTTCAGGTAATGGTTCCGTTGCTGCAGGATCTTATTGTACTGACTGATATCATGCAAATAAATAGCCGAAACCTGTCCTATTTCCATATCGACAAATCGCCTTCTTACTTGAGGGCTCCCCTTTACCAGATTAAGGTCCTCAGGCGCAAACATGACGACATTCATATTGCCGACATACTGACTTAGCTTCCTCTGTTCGAGATGATTGACTTTAGCCTTCTTGCCTTTTTTCGATATGACGAGCTGCATTGGCAATGATCCGTTGCTTTTTTTAATCCGTCCCTCTATTTTAGCATATTCCTCATCCCAGCGAATTAAATCTTTATCATTGGAGGTACGGTGCGATTTTGCCATGGCCAGCACGTAGATGGACTCCATGACATTCGTTTTCCCCTGTGCATTTTCCCCAAGGATGACATTGACCTTATTTTCAAAGGTCGCCTCTAATCCCTGGTAATTGCGGTAATTTCTTAATTGCAGTTCCTCTATATACATGAACAGTTCATCCTCTGGATTATTGCGTTATGCTGAACTCGCCAAAACCAGGAATAGATATCTGGTCTCCGGAACGAAGCTTCCTTCCTCTTCGCTGATCTTGTTCACCATTGATAAAAACATCATGTTCACTTAAAAACCACTTTGCCATTCCGCCCGATTGAATAACATCAGCGAGTTTCAGGAACTGGCCTAGCGTGATATATTCCGTATCAATTTTTATTTCCTCATTCACGTGTCTCACCCTTTTCTTCCAAAAGGACTTAATACTTTATTTTACTAAATTTTTTCCATAGAAACAAATTTTCTTATTAGAAAAGCACAAGCGCCTCGGTCAGACCCGACAAGCGTTGGAGGGCCGACCAGTGAAGTCGCTCTTTGACTTCATTGGGCGGACCGAAACGTCTCGAGGGGCTAGGCGCTGAAGCTAGACAACTCTGAAATGGATTTCCCCTTTTCCTTTTATGAAAAAAACCACCAGCATTAAAACTGGTGGCAATATGGATCTTAGTACGTTCTTACCGGCAGGATTAGCTGCAGGATGGAGTCGTCGTGAAGCGGTCGGATGACGAATGGTCTCATTGCGCCTGTAAAGCTGATCTGGATTTCTGTTCCTTCCAATGCTTTTAGGGCATCCATCATGTACTTCGCGCTGAATGAAATTTTTAGTTCCTCGCCATCGATTGATTGGCTTTGGATTTCTTCGACAACCGTACCGATTTCCGGAGTGTTTGACGAAACCTCGATTGCGCCGCCTTCGATTGTGGAAAACTTGACGACGTTGTTTCTTCCCTCTCTGGCAAGCAAGGATGCACGATCAATCGCATGCAGGAAT
This DNA window, taken from Mesobacillus boroniphilus, encodes the following:
- the recF gene encoding DNA replication/repair protein RecF (All proteins in this family for which functions are known are DNA-binding proteins that assist the filamentation of RecA onto DNA for the initiation of recombination or recombinational repair.); amino-acid sequence: MYIEELQLRNYRNYQGLEATFENKVNVILGENAQGKTNVMESIYVLAMAKSHRTSNDKDLIRWDEEYAKIEGRIKKSNGSLPMQLVISKKGKKAKVNHLEQRKLSQYVGNMNVVMFAPEDLNLVKGSPQVRRRFVDMEIGQVSAIYLHDISQYNKILQQRNHYLKQLQIKKAKDHTMLDILTEQFIQAAARIIVKRFEFLHLLEQWALPIHQGISRGLEDLKIVYKPSADVSEDDDLSKMIAVYEEKFAKIKTREIDRGTTMFGPHRDDLQFFVNGRDVQTFGSQGQQRTTALSVKLAEIELINSEIGEYPILLLDDVLSELDDYRQSHLLNTIQGKVQTFVTTTSVDGIDHQTLREAATYSVKTGEMSRIQ
- the yaaA gene encoding S4 domain-containing protein YaaA, with the translated sequence MNEEIKIDTEYITLGQFLKLADVIQSGGMAKWFLSEHDVFINGEQDQRRGRKLRSGDQISIPGFGEFSITQ